One segment of Methylotenera versatilis 79 DNA contains the following:
- a CDS encoding BON domain-containing protein, with amino-acid sequence MNTLSTLKSTTLAIALAFGATSVQAATLDSNAVADSVENGRFSLETEFKKLDTDSNGFLSQTEFSKDEFFTKGHFTKADIDKDGALNQEEYVNYKSGAQKQAVKRVTSDSVITSKAKANLLAERNFKSTQISVKTFNGVVILSGFVDDDLAKAKAEAIVSKIEGVKSITNSLVVKG; translated from the coding sequence ATGAATACTTTATCAACACTAAAATCAACAACTTTAGCCATTGCATTGGCATTCGGTGCAACGAGTGTGCAGGCGGCTACATTAGATTCAAACGCTGTTGCAGACTCTGTTGAAAATGGGCGATTTTCGTTGGAAACAGAATTTAAAAAATTAGATACTGATTCAAATGGTTTTCTCAGCCAAACCGAATTTAGTAAAGATGAATTTTTTACCAAAGGCCATTTTACAAAAGCAGATATTGACAAAGACGGTGCCTTAAACCAAGAAGAGTATGTTAATTATAAATCGGGCGCTCAAAAGCAAGCAGTAAAAAGAGTTACTTCAGATAGTGTGATTACGTCTAAAGCAAAAGCAAACCTTTTGGCAGAGAGAAATTTTAAAAGTACACAAATCAGTGTAAAAACTTTCAATGGTGTTGTGATTTTAAGTGGTTTTGTGGATGATGACTTGGCTAAAGCAAAAGCGGAAGCAATCGTCAGCAAAATAGAAGGCGTTAAATCGATTACAAATAGTTTAGTAGTGAAAGGTTAA
- a CDS encoding BON domain-containing protein, giving the protein MHTNKLMRTFKPLTLALVLAFGAGTAMAEEVTEPARAGTVDANDNTPYVAPVETSTNTDWMSPLAAEFVKLDKTGNGLLLPYEASKDKAFNKKTFAKADTNKDGYIDQSEYVYFKTGKLPDEQATNNSAAQGQMALTEQESVVVQQPADSTAVAATESNRTVGAVVDDSVITAKAKAKILGTKQLKSLQISVETRDGEVLLSGFVDSLAAKTKAEQVVSQIAGVKSVRNSLEIKG; this is encoded by the coding sequence ATGCATACAAATAAATTGATGCGTACTTTTAAACCATTAACCCTAGCGCTTGTTTTAGCATTTGGTGCTGGGACTGCAATGGCCGAAGAGGTAACAGAGCCTGCACGTGCCGGCACGGTTGATGCAAACGACAATACACCTTATGTAGCACCAGTTGAAACTTCTACAAACACTGATTGGATGTCGCCATTAGCGGCTGAGTTTGTTAAGTTGGATAAAACTGGCAATGGTTTGTTATTGCCGTATGAGGCTTCAAAGGATAAAGCTTTTAACAAAAAAACCTTTGCAAAAGCGGATACTAATAAAGATGGTTATATTGATCAAAGTGAATATGTCTACTTTAAAACGGGTAAATTGCCAGATGAGCAGGCTACCAATAACAGTGCTGCACAAGGTCAAATGGCTCTAACTGAACAAGAGTCTGTAGTAGTTCAACAACCTGCAGACTCTACTGCTGTTGCGGCAACTGAATCAAATCGCACAGTGGGCGCAGTTGTAGATGACAGCGTGATTACTGCAAAAGCGAAAGCTAAGATTTTAGGCACTAAACAATTAAAAAGCTTACAAATTAGCGTAGAAACGCGGGATGGCGAAGTGCTATTAAGCGGTTTTGTCGATAGCCTTGCAGCTAAAACTAAAGCGGAACAAGTCGTTTCTCAAATCGCTGGTGTTAAATCTGTTCGAAATAGTTTAGAAATTAAAGGTTAA
- a CDS encoding CHASE3 domain-containing protein: MSTTTQKFANKVLEKFMFYIDVCWRVFEKLIVLLGGRTIAMLAVALLITMVSVLYSDNWILSIGRQDIVINQIRTNIVTLNKLKTNLYKAESAQRGYLLTKREEYIEPFETALTAGRENIDKIEKLIINTTSGNEQIEQREWLKAISASLESKATEMKLTLNLSRTGKPLVARQVMSLDEGLLEMMKFMEHTDIVIENQNNVLNEKTKIKQRTILIARISIYGSALVLIWIVVLVIKQLLAEIVIKSQLQQRVSKENTIYEEKLQQQTKLLRSLALDYQADVERERHKLSRELHDELGSIFTATKMDLAWVIKKMKDVVPEVAQEVVTKLRKTTSYVDQGIQYQRHIVQELHPAMLSTFGFWPALHSLIHDAAERNQWELAVNLPDENTKLNETLSLVTYRIVQETLNNANKYAKASKISVDVLVDAQYIKVEIEDNGVGVDMNALNGNTHGLSGMRHRVLAIGGHFEISSELGKGVRTRALIPLDFEA; encoded by the coding sequence TTGAGCACCACTACACAAAAATTTGCCAATAAAGTGTTAGAAAAATTCATGTTCTACATTGATGTATGTTGGCGCGTGTTTGAAAAGCTGATTGTGTTGTTGGGCGGGCGCACCATTGCAATGTTGGCTGTGGCCTTGCTGATTACGATGGTATCTGTGCTGTATAGCGACAATTGGATACTTTCAATCGGCCGTCAAGATATTGTAATCAATCAAATTAGAACCAATATCGTCACCTTAAATAAATTAAAAACCAATTTATATAAAGCCGAAAGTGCACAACGCGGTTATTTACTCACCAAAAGAGAAGAATATATTGAGCCGTTCGAAACGGCGCTAACTGCTGGTAGAGAAAATATCGATAAGATTGAAAAGTTGATTATTAACACTACGTCAGGCAATGAACAAATTGAACAGCGCGAGTGGTTAAAAGCTATTTCTGCGAGCTTAGAGTCAAAAGCCACCGAAATGAAATTGACGCTTAATTTGAGTAGGACAGGCAAACCGCTTGTAGCGCGGCAAGTGATGAGCTTGGATGAAGGTCTACTTGAAATGATGAAGTTCATGGAGCACACCGACATTGTCATTGAAAATCAAAATAATGTTTTAAACGAAAAAACTAAAATTAAACAGCGCACGATTTTAATCGCGCGTATTTCAATCTATGGCAGCGCATTAGTATTAATTTGGATTGTAGTGTTGGTGATTAAGCAATTGCTGGCGGAAATTGTGATTAAAAGTCAGCTGCAACAGCGCGTATCCAAAGAAAATACGATTTATGAAGAAAAGCTGCAGCAACAAACTAAATTGTTGCGTAGTTTGGCGCTTGATTATCAGGCCGATGTGGAGCGTGAGCGACATAAACTATCCCGCGAATTACATGATGAATTAGGTTCTATTTTTACCGCAACCAAAATGGATCTTGCCTGGGTGATTAAGAAGATGAAAGATGTTGTGCCAGAAGTTGCCCAAGAAGTGGTGACTAAGTTACGCAAAACCACTAGTTATGTCGATCAAGGCATTCAATATCAGCGCCATATCGTACAAGAACTGCATCCTGCCATGTTATCTACTTTTGGTTTTTGGCCTGCGTTACATTCGCTGATTCATGATGCGGCTGAACGCAATCAATGGGAACTGGCTGTAAACTTGCCCGATGAAAATACAAAATTGAATGAAACACTGAGTTTAGTCACTTACCGCATTGTGCAAGAAACGCTTAATAACGCGAATAAATATGCCAAAGCTAGCAAAATTTCTGTTGATGTGCTTGTGGATGCGCAGTATATCAAAGTGGAAATCGAGGACAACGGTGTTGGCGTTGATATGAATGCCTTAAATGGAAATACGCATGGTTTGTCTGGCATGCGACATCGTGTATTAGCTATTGGCGGGCATTTTGAAATATCAAGCGAACTAGGCAAAGGCGTTAGAACACGCGCTTTGATTCCTCTTGATTTTGAGGCCTAA